The Eremothecium cymbalariae DBVPG#7215 chromosome 8, complete sequence genome has a window encoding:
- the PRE3 gene encoding proteasome core particle subunit beta 1 (similar to Ashbya gossypii AAL172C 1-intron), which yields MDGIQVDVNRLKKGEVNLGTSIMAVTYKDGVILGADSRTTTGTYIANRVTDKLTRVHDKIWCCRSGSAADTQAVADIVQHHLDLYAAQYGEPSVNTAASLFSTICYENKDFLTAGIIVAGYDDKNKGEVYTIPLGGSVHKAPYAIAGSGSTFIYGYCDKNFKENMSKEETIRFMKHSLSQAIKWDGSSGGVIRMVVLTKEGVERLIFYPEDYESL from the exons ATGGATGGAATTCAGGTTGATGTCAACCGTTTGAAGAAGGGGGAGGTCAATTTGGGTACTTCTAT TATGGCGGTAACTTATAAAGATGGTGTGATATTAGGTGCAGATTCGCGTACTACTACAGGTACTTATATTGCGAATCGTGTGACTGATAAATTAACGCGTGTGCACGATAAAATTTGGTGTTGTAGGTCTGGTTCAGCTGCAGATACTCAAGCGGTTGCTGACATTGTTCAACATCATCTGGATTTATATGCTGCTCAGTATGGTGAGCCATCCGTAAATACTGCGGCATCGCTGTTCAGCACTATCTGTTATGAAAATAAGGATTTTTTAACTGCAGGGATTATAGTTGCTGGTTATGACGACAAGAATAAGGGTGAGGTATACACTATACCGTTAGGTGGATCAGTTCATAAAGCTCCATATGCTATTGCAGGTTCGGGCTCGACTTTTATTTATGGTTACTGTgataaaaactttaaagaaaatatgAGCAAAGAGGAAACTATAAGATTTATGAAGCATTCTCTATCGCAGGCTATTAAGTGGGATGGTTCATCTGGGGGTGTTATTAGGATGGTTGTTCTGACTAAGGAGGGTGTGGAGCGGCTGATCTTTTACCCAGAAGATTATGAGAGTTTGTAG
- the OST1 gene encoding dolichyl-diphosphooligosaccharide--protein glycotransferase subunit OST1 (similar to Ashbya gossypii AAL170W), whose translation MIFFQLIATVILLLSPLSCGLLSSATPKANWENVEFKRIVNVLKSYPHESLELVIKNIGSTPESHYYFTLPEKVFKKASIFSASLPDHNIYVDSSPDAESTVREDSEDIRYILVQFPFEVAPDQEIRLNINFMHNAGLKPYPEHIQLGTPQNLLLNTNKLPHSLYRTLKYNLEFVGGQGLSEVPTFQDSSSDGQLDGEVLKFGPILNIEPFTQSNVSVTYVREAPSVRVINLNRNIWISHWANTIQFDEYYEVTNDAAKLKDGFSRAEFMKGQYALKPGSYLIGFEMMLPEESTDHYYTDLVGMVSTYKIISNHMFLKPRYPLFGGWFYNFTIGWTNELSQFLHTDGAEQYIASIPILNGPLDTFYDHANISIYLPEGAEILDLKSTLPISNVNGSTEHSFFDLSSGHVKVTVEINNLVDNAQKAQLFIKYKYSKYMMYRKPINIAAYIFVALMSFFFLKQINFRIDP comes from the coding sequence atgattttttttcaattgattgCGACAGTCATACTGTTATTAAGTCCTTTGTCATGTGGTTTGTTATCGTCAGCTACTCCTAAGGCTAATTGGGAAAATGTTGAATTCAAGAGAATCGTTAATGTTTTAAAGTCTTACCCTCATGAATCCCTTGAATTGGTTATCAAGAATATTGGATCCACCCCAGAGTCTCACTACTATTTCACCCTCCCCGAGAAAGTCTTTAAGAAAGCATCTATTTTCTCAGCTTCTTTACCAGATCATAATATCTATGTTGATAGCTCACCAGATGCTGAGAGCACTGTTCGGGAAGATAGTGAGGACATTCGTTATATTCTTGTGCAGTTTCCATTTGAAGTTGCACCAGACCAGGAAATTCGTTtgaatattaattttatgCATAATGCAGGTCTGAAACCTTACCCTGAGCATATCCAACTAGGTACTCCTCAGAACTTATTACTAAATACAAATAAATTACCGCACTCTCTATACCGCACTTTGAAATATAACCTAGAATTTGTTGGTGGCCAGGGTTTAAGTGAAGTTCCAACCTTTCAAGATAGCAGCAGTGACGGCCAACTTGATGGTGAAGTCTTAAAGTTTGGTCCAATCCTGAATATCGAGCCGTTTACACAGTCCAATGTGTCTGTTACTTATGTTCGCGAAGCACCATCGGTAAGAGTTATTAACTTGAATaggaatatttggatttcTCATTGGGCTAATACAATTCAATTTGATGAGTATTATGAGGTAACGAATGACGCTGCAAAATTGAAGGATGGATTTTCGAGAGCAGAGTTCATGAAAGGTCAGTATGCTCTCAAGCCAGGTAGTTATCTAATTGGGTTTGAAATGATGTTACCAGAGGAGTCGACTGATCACTACTACACTGATTTAGTTGGTATGGTTTCTACTTATAAAATTATTAGCAACCATATGTTCTTAAAACCTAGATACCCATTATTTGGTGGCTGGTTTTATAACTTTACTATCGGCTGGACCAATGAACTAAGCCAGTTCTTGCACACCGATGGTGCAGAACAATATATTGCTAGTATTCCAATCTTAAATGGTCCACTTGATACTTTCTACGACCATGCAAATATATCCATTTACTTGCCAGAGGGTGCTGAAATACTTGACCTAAAATCTACTCTACCTATTTCTAATGTGAACGGTTCGACTGAACACTCATTTTTTGATCTATCAAGTGGACATGTTAAGGTAACTGTTGAAATCAACAACTTAGTTGACAATGCCCAAAAGGCACAGCTCTTTATAAAGTACAAATACTCGAAGTATATGATGTACCGGAAGCCTATAAACATTGCAGCGTATATATTTGTTGCTTTGATGAGTTTCTTCTTCCTAAAACAGATAAATTTTAGAATTGACCCATAA
- the SFI1 gene encoding Sfi1p (similar to Ashbya gossypii AAL171W), whose amino-acid sequence MDDSGPSTESDVTALPDLSCSGTLEDYGSSTNDLISRDVYHSTGSLIHKSIHELMRDLRLSKNIGRYFEPSLQGHAGPEYIYWDDRFLYDNTNMLKNDIVSPIFDAEGDEENSFQPGNEEDPVIQGVFNLIQVFLLRHGLSFDFVKIFERYVKLLKESDVDPLKDQYLLAIQNALSESYEFTPVMDAIVTAFLMKPENVPMKLALMEHRHQILVLKKWFFSWRLKWSINTNLHDCEGIWNNYFLKKYLNKWSEKHKLVSEYWPEDSVNANSFRLTSLAFDLWTNKYTISQTKKKMADNFHLLTFFTRIKDVSAKMKTLDYKAKTLHSHSLISRYFLIWKLKLRNQNCKPTIGNLIQRMMLSKIEKKFMDIKELENFGSFAENSLLLRPLILKWKLKLKHHESRVQKLESLQASFIKKRAYDTWRKMFEYRERESLARVTLDNNIIKFFFQKIWSRRFSERTVLYQVVATKNEVILKSILAQWQKICVLKLKADVVYNKTVFKKTIKYMVSTSKLKKMQKLKKEQLLKNGLGFWKTRYQEEQHIKSFNRKVVERYWDHELKRKYLAFDDLLYITELSYHSNLVKSTFAYWRRKQIEKVELNEKAVIYLKLKAAQKLKRAISKTELVNFRERHFAGIASEIYIQRYFQLWHKNAIIRKGLRLEILLESFRRSQSYTIARSYLSNWKSKWEFYSRECNNIARKKTKRDLGKWLLTKFADQIELRRLWMDQADNLRISMLVLNCFMSWLERMDAIQKLSSLVQLKVEERDVNLVVKCLSRWNMKTLKFRRNQETGQMFRGRWNRALLRYIITLWKDKTEKMPKPKPNDLFKTNNDVSSGFMTPLKLDRITIPGSERMMKNKMERIKNRYRGARRAIPSPIKSSNVLGSSIKRKLSTMVNTNQPHDDAYEDDHTMTPVPKLNILQEGKKYNSSVKNLDFSRIPELDPFSVREPQNHNIPFTIGRAVLSDDTYIIDESPTKAKGRKSPLN is encoded by the coding sequence ATGGATGATTCTGGTCCTTCCACGGAAAGTGATGTCACGGCATTACCAGATTTATCTTGTTCAGGAACGTTGGAGGACTACGGTAGTTCCACAAATGATCTTATAAGCAGAGATGTTTACCATTCGACAGGGTCGTTAATTCATAAAAGTATACATGAGTTAATGCGAGATCTGAGGTTATCAAAGAATATAGGTCGATATTTTGAACCCTCTCTACAGGGCCATGCTGGTCCTGAATACATATATTGGGATGATCGTTTCCTGTATGATAACACTAATATGCTAAAGAATGATATAGTTTCACCAATATTTGACGCGGAGGGAGATGAAGAGAATAGTTTTCAACCAGGGAATGAGGAGGATCCTGTTATTCAAGGGGTTTTCAACCTGATTCAAGTTTTTCTGCTGCGACATGGTTTGTCATTTGATTTCGTTAAGATCTTTGAACGGTACGTGAAATTGCTCAAGGAAAGTGACGTGGATCCACTGAAGGACCAATACTTGCTTGCAATTCAGAATGCATTAAGTGAAAGTTATGAATTCACGCCTGTGATGGATGCGATAGTGACtgcatttttaatgaaGCCGGAGAATGTTCCAATGAAACTTGCTTTAATGGAACATAGACATCAAATATTGGTGCTGAAGAAATGGTTTTTCAGCTGGAGGTTAAAGTGGAGCATCAATACAAATTTGCATGACTGTGAGGGTATTTGGAATAATtattttctcaaaaaatatCTTAACAAGTGGTCAGAGAAGCATAAATTGGTTTCAGAATATTGGCCAGAAGATTCTGTAAATGCCAATTCATTCCGTCTCACATCTCTGGCGTTTGATCTGTGGACAAACAAATATACTATAAGCCAAactaaaaagaaaatggcGGATAATTTCCATTTATTGACGTTCTTCACACGAATCAAAGATGTATCTGCAAAGATGAAGACTCTAGATTACAAGGCAAAGACCCTGCATTCTCATAGCTTAATTTCTCGGTATTTTCTGATATGGAAACTAAAGTTAAGGAATCAAAATTGCAAACCTACCATCGGTAACCTAATACAACGTATGATGCTATCCaagattgaaaagaagttCATGGACATTAAGGAGTTGGAGAACTTTGGCTCATTTGCAGAAAATTCTCTCCTTCTTCGACCATTGATTTTAAAGTGGAAACTAAAGTTAAAACATCATGAATCCAGAGTTCAGAAGTTGGAGAGTTTACAGGCCAGCTTTATCAAGAAACGGGCATATGACACGTGGAGGAAGATGTTTGAGTATAGAGAACGGGAGTCATTGGCCAGAGTAACCTtggataataatatcatcaaatttttcttccaaaaaatcTGGTCCAGAAGATTTTCTGAAAGAACTGTTCTATATCAAGTCGTCGCTACCAAAAATGAAGTTATACTAAAATCGATTCTAGCCCAATGGCAGAAAATTTGTgtattgaagttgaaggcAGATGTTGTTTATAACAAGActgttttcaaaaaaacGATAAAGTATATGGTTTCAACATCTAAACTGAAGAAAATGCAAAAGCTAAAGAAGGAACAACTTCTTAAAAACGGACTTGGATTTTGGAAAACAAGATACCAAGAGGAACAGCATATAAAGTCCTTTAACAGGAAGGTGGTTGAGAGATATTGGGACCATGAACTTAAGAGGAAATACCTGGCTTTTGATGATCTGCTGTATATAACGGAATTGAGCTATCATTCAAATCTGGTCAAGAGCACATTTGCATATTGGAGAAGGAAGCAGATAGAAAAAGTGGAGCTAAATGAAAAGGCTGTaatttatttgaaattaaaaGCTGCacagaaattgaaaaggGCAATTTCAAAAACCGAATTAGTAAACTTCAGAGAACGGCACTTTGCTGGAATCGCTTCTGAAATATACattcaaagatattttcaGCTGTGGCATAAAAATGCCATCATTAGAAAGGGATTAAGATTGGAAATACTTCTCGAGTCTTTTAGAAGAAGCCAATCATATACTATTGCTCGAAGTTATTTATCCAACTGGAAATCAAAGTGGGAATTTTACTCAAGAGAGTGTAACAATATCGcaagaaagaaaaccaaGAGAGATTTAGGCAAGTGgttattaacaaaatttgCTGATCAAATCGAACTGAGGAGATTATGGATGGATCAGGCAGATAATTTGAGAATCTCAATGCTAGTACTTAACTGCTTCATGTCATGGCTAGAAAGAATGGAcgcaattcaaaaactgaGCTCTTTGGTACAGCTCAAGGTAGAAGAAAGGGATGTAAACCTAGTTGTTAAATGTCTTAGTAGATGGAATATGAAAACTCTCAAATTTAGAAGAAATCAGGAAACTGGTCAGATGTTTAGAGGTCGTTGGAATCGCGCTCTATTACGTTACATTATTACTTTATGGAAGGacaaaactgaaaaaatgccaaaaccaaaacctAATGatcttttcaaaaccaataATGACGTTTCCTCAGGCTTCATGACACCTCTAAAACTTGATAGAATAACCATACCTGGATCTGAgagaatgatgaagaataaaatgGAGAGAATCAAAAATAGATATAGAGGAGCTCGTAGAGCAATCCCAAGTCCTATAAAGTCATCTAATGTGCTTGGTTCTTCGATTAAAAGGAAACTTTCCACAATGGTTAACACCAATCAACCGCATGATGATGCctatgaagatgatcaTACTATGACTCCTGTCCCAAAGCTGAACATACTTCAGGAAGGCAAGAAATATAATTCGAGCGTCAAAAACTTGGATTTCTCTCGAATTCCTGAACTAGATCCTTTTTCGGTGAGAGAGCCTCAAAACCATAACATTCCATTCACCATTGGTAGGGCTGTTCTCTCTGACGATACGTACATCATAGATGAATCACCAACGAAAGCTAAAGGTCGCAAATCGCCTCTGAATTGA
- the DNM1 gene encoding dynamin-related GTPase DNM1 (similar to Ashbya gossypii AAL174C) — MASLEDLIPTVNKLQDVTYDAGIDALDLPVLAVIGSQSSGKSSILETLVGKDFLPRGTGIVTRRPLVLQLNNISADSPLIYDYNEPSSGSQGLGEIENANEAGYGEAREPTLEDHLKRNSKMYKGGNVKNQWGEFLHAPGRRFYDFDDIRREIENETARIAGKNKGISRIPINLKIYSPHVLSLTLIDLPGITKVPIGEQPADIEKQIRNLILEYVAKPNCIILAVSPANVDLVNSESLKLAREVDTHGRRTIGVVTKLDLMDSGTNALDILAGKVYPLKMGFVGVVNRSQQDIQDQKTVEDALVHEEEFFNKHPAYRSIASRCGTRFLAKKLNQVLLNHIREKLPDTKARLNTLIGQAEQELASYGGFNNSTKENRAGLILQLMNKFATNFVSSIEGTSSDINTKELCGGARIYYIYNNIFGNSLKSINPTSTLTVTDIRTAIRNSTGPRPSLFVPELAFDLLVKPQIKLLLDPSQRCVELVYEELMKICHNCGTPALARYPRLQSKLIEVVSDLLRERLGPTRSYVESLIDIHRAFINTNHPNFLSATEAMASIVEGRKQKIQNAKKAEELKKKRQEELDRAAGMNENNSSISPRIDSDSTVTTSDSENEDEKDPKQSKDSFLNYFFGKDQQQTKGEQLPSLNGKKSTPNVEHMFQHNPDFLAIETLQIQEETESIEDEHPELTEREELECELIRRLIVSYFGIVREMIQDQIPKAVMCLLVNFCKEEVQNRLVSKLYKESLFDDLLMEDHTVAQDRAKCLKLLETYKQASVIIGDIL, encoded by the coding sequence ATGGCTAGTTTAGAAGATTTGATTCCAACGGTTAATAAGCTACAAGATGTTACTTATGATGCGGGTATTGATGCTTTGGATTTGCCAGTTTTAGCAGTCATCGGTTCTCAATCATCGGGGAAATCGTCTATTTTAGAGACTTTGGTTGGTAAGGATTTTTTGCCTAGAGGTACTGGTATTGTAACCAGAAGACCGCTTGTTCTTCAGTTGAACAATATTTCAGCAGATTCACCTTTAATTTATGATTATAACGAACCTTCTAGTGGATCTCAGGGATTAGGAGAAATTGAGAATGCAAATGAGGCGGGATATGGTGAGGCACGAGAGCCAACTTTGGAAGATCATTTGAAGCGGAATAGTAAGATGTATAAGGGTGGTAATGTTAAGAATCAGTGGGGGGAATTTTTGCATGCTCCCGGGCGTAGGTTTTATGactttgatgatattagaCGTGAGATTGAGAATGAGACGGCAAGGATTGCAGGAAAGAATAAAGGTATTAGTAGAATTCCtatcaatttgaaaatatattcgCCTCATGTGTTGAGCTTGACGCTAATTGATTTGCCAGGTATTACAAAAGTTCCTATTGGTGAGCAACCTGCGGATATTGAAAAACAGATTAGAAATTTAATTCTCGAGTATGTTGCTAAGCCGAACTGTATTATTTTGGCTGTTTCGCCTGCTAATGTGGATCTAGTTAATTCGGAATCATTGAAATTAGCTCGGGAGGTTGACACTCATGGTAGAAGGACTATTGGTGTTGTGACTAAGTTAGATTTGATGGATTCTGGTACTAATGCTCTAGATATTTTGGCTGGCAAAGTCTATCCATTGAAGATGGGTTTTGTTGGCGTGGTGAATCGTTCCCAACAGGATATTCAAGACCAGAAGACTGTTGAAGATGCCTTGGTTCATGAGGAAGAGTTTTTCAATAAGCACCCTGCATATAGGAGTATTGCTTCACGTTGTGGTACTCGGTTTTTGGCTAAGAAATTGAATCAAGTTCTCTTAAACCATATAAGAGAAAAATTACCGGATACTAAAGCTAGATTAAATACCTTGATTGGTCAAGCAGAACAAGAACTAGCCTCTTATGGCGGTTTCAATAATAGCACTAAAGAAAATAGGGCTGGACTGATTCTACAGTTGATGAATAAATTTGCTACAAATTTTGTATCATCAATCGAAGGAACATCATCCGATATTAATACCAAGGAACTTTGTGGTGGGGCAAGAATTTACTATATCTATAACAACATCTTTGGTAACTCATTGAAATCCATAAACCCTACATCTACATTAACTGTGACAGATATCAGAACAGCTATTAGAAATTCTACAGGCCCAAGACCCTCTCTGTTTGTTCCAGAGCTTGCTTTCGACTTACTGGTGAAACCACAAATTAAACTCTTGTTGGATCCATCTCAACGTTGTGTCGAACTCGtttatgaagaattgatgaaaatttgTCATAACTGTGGTACGCCAGCGTTAGCAAGATATCCAAGGTTACAATCTAAACTAATCGAAGTCGTTAGTGATCTACTTAGGGAAAGACTTGGTCCTACCAGGTCATATGTGGAAAGTTTAATTGATATCCATAGAGCCTTTATAAACACGAACCatccaaattttttaagTGCTACAGAGGCTATGGCTTCTATAGTTGAAGGACGCAAAcaaaagattcaaaatGCTAAAAAAgctgaagaattgaagaagaagcgtcaagaagaattagaCAGAGCAGCTGGGAtgaatgaaaataatagcAGCATATCCCCAAGAATTGATTCGGACTCTACGGTCACCACCAGCGATAGCGAAAATGAGGATGAAAAGGACCCAAAGCAATCTAAGGATTCTTTCCTGAACTACTTCTTTGGAAAAGACCAACAGCAAACTAAGGGGGAACAATTACCATCTTTAAATGGGAAAAAGTCAACACCTAATGTCGAACACATGTTTCAACACAATCCTGATTTCTTAGCAATCGAAACGCTGCAAATACAAGAAGAGACTGAAtctattgaagatgaacaTCCAGAATTGACTGAGAGAGAGGAACTAGAATGTGAGTTGATAAGAAGACTAATTGTTTCTTATTTTGGAATTGTTAGGGAAATGATACAAGACCAAATTCCAAAGGCTGTTATGTGTCTTTTGGTTAATTTCTGTAAAGAAGAAGTGCAAAATAGGttggtttcaaaattgtACAAAGAATCACTTTTCGATGACTTATTAATGGAGGACCATACTGTGGCTCAAGATAGAGCCAAATGTCTAAAACTGCTAGAGACTTATAAACAGGCGTCCGTTATAATTGGTGATATCTTATAA
- the RTT109 gene encoding H3 histone acetyltransferase RTT109 (similar to Ashbya gossypii AAL173C), translating to MTLRERLAAVLPEGEQFNVVQLQSIPAECLPLTSLQNTDKTASVETKTVNTQHFFTLSHNEKVFYALELIIYIVIDEKNGTAERIVFISKADTNGYCDAKVSIGQVTQSILDYILAIDPKYYLKRVKKMHPDLGGYSDLITPTTTTKRALQILSERCKNGQYNKSYIKEEDLFLSINCQLPIKTKIALFTRPEPQYLFPDSSKNPKKHILSGDQLLKWWLSIIDTLIVRHFSTADTKATVQIPGEDKSIIKHYFRNTSFKNWEVGNIMSNNPNDLAINKIPIYPDDPKGRFLEELQEDAPKRLEKMKILSFWVELQARQEFRLGVVVSVIGVFGSYISPYSIKNPSSEDTVIPRSLKIYNSIKHYITAEDYSTVRGASEAHRNIRDFLKLYYLPQIICIEGSSQENPHLITASPNNPNSNNPTKTTKNTIRVKPNHPEKRVPVINNLNNLLVRKKPRI from the coding sequence ATGACATTAAGAGAACGGTTGGCTGCAGTGCTGCCAGAGGGTGAGCAATTTAACGTTGTGCAGCTACAGAGTATTCCAGCAGAATGTTTACCTCTAACTTCTCTACAAAATACAGATAAGACGGCATCCGTGGAGACAAAAACAGTTAATACGCAGCACTTCTTTACATTAAGTCATAATGAAAAGGTATTCTATGCATTAGAACTTATCATCTACATTGTcattgatgaaaagaatGGTACTGCAGAGAGAATTGTCtttatttcaaaagctgACACGAATGGTTATTGTGATGCAAAAGTTAGTATAGGACAAGTTACGCAAAGTATCTTGGACTATATTCTTGCAATTGACCCCAAATACTATTTAAAAAGGGTTAAAAAAATGCATCCAGATTTGGGTGGTTATTCTGATCTGATAACACCTACAACAACTACCAAACGTGCGTTGCAAATCTTATCTGAAAGATGCAAAAACGGGCAGTACAATAAATCTTATATTAAGGAAGAAGATCTTTTCTTATCCATTAACTGCCAACTCCCCATTAAAACAAAGATCGCCCTTTTCACACGACCTGAACCACAATATCTGTTCCCGGATTCCTCTAAAAACCCCAAAAAACACATCTTATCAGGAGATCAGCTACTTAAATGGTGGTTATCAATAATCGACACATTAATCGTTCGTCACTTTTCAACAGCAGATACTAAAGCAACGGTTCAAATCCCAGGAGAAGATAAATCAATTATTAAACATTACTTCAGAAATACCTCATTCAAAAATTGGGAAGTAGGCAATATCATGAGTAATAACCCAAATGATTTGGCAATCAATAAAATACCAATTTATCCGGATGATCCAAAGGGTAGATTCCTTGAAGAATTGCAAGAAGACGCACCAAAAAGGcttgaaaaaatgaaaatattatcctTTTGGGTAGAGCTTCAAGCTCGCCAAGAATTTAGACTAGGCGTAGTAGTCTCAGTCATTGGTGTCTTTGGTTCCTACATTTCCCCTTACAGCATTAAAAATCCTTCCTCCGAAGACACCGTAATACCACGATCACTCAAAATTTACAACTCCATTAAACATTACATAACTGCAGAAGACTACTCCACAGTAAGAGGTGCCTCAGAAGCTCACAGAAACATCAGAGACTTCCTAAAACTCTACTATCTGCCCCAAATCATTTGTATTGAAGGGTCGTCTCAAGAAAATCCTCATCTCATCACCGCCTCCCCTAATAACCCTAACTCTAATAACCCTACAAAAACTACAAAAAACACCATCCGCGTTAAACCAAACCATCCTGAAAAACGAGTTCCAGTAATAAACAACCTAAACAACCTCCTAGTTCGGAAAAAACCTCGAATTTAG
- the ORC3 gene encoding origin recognition complex subunit 3 (similar to Ashbya gossypii AAL169C): protein MNAADFADTQKTHYSLTPRVKRRKLERFDSNNVPFVRLFNGEEPESMVRQRWELYHQLYNQFHYQVDIILDGIQRDVYGSIPGAISNAISLSKGRYFTSLFLLGSDGSTNIEAPADDNKHMNVVIELTPKESPNLRMILRRSMFKLQSAVNLKLGKKQDEIQEREESTTGDQGEVINDELVKNNSGDVDGVLYDISMLENFYKRYQKNLNLIINFKEVDSFYFQVLEDFIWLLKPTLNNEQVKICFLFNINTNISNFEKNLKQSTVRLLKHNFSKVDLSYNKGHKYANRVFQSFLSIVDGKLNLSPRFVKFILDKMNNKSNQHLQLLIKILDYSLMGYFFQNPYSMFIDLTNMNHFDDKYVQGLIKCNTFMTFIEGMVREHAPSEDILSLLENSNKALEEFFAEFLVRDNPINRHLNFVVDFLENKMGICDYNVIELYHHLLLGTLNDFLEPWPQCHKHREKLYFEPVDIVFQELFTLDNNNGLLTQALSPFLRSNMEDNLLNCERMFPAPHTISNSENKLEMELNKLIDPPICQLFKLYREANAVINVYDFFTAFKETLPGEKIINILKKAVDSEELKLPHTVREAFCNKLSHTNTEELFGKIALVWFVQSVTECQYIGIFRTHQYKSYEAIEKIIWRGI, encoded by the coding sequence ATGAATGCGGCAGATTTTGCAGATACTCAGAAGACACATTATTCTCTAACGCCAAGAGTTAAACGCAGAAAGCTGGAGCGTTTCGATTCGAACAATGTACCCTTTGTGAGGCTGTTCAATGGTGAAGAGCCTGAAAGCATGGTCCGACAGAGATGGGAGCTTTACCATCAACTTTATAATCAATTCCATTATCAAGTGGATATAATTCTAGATGGTATTCAAAGAGATGTGTATGGAAGTATTCCTGGCGCTATTTCAAATGCCATTTCGTTATCCAAAGGGAGGTACTTTACCAGTTTGTTCCTATTAGGATCGGATGGATCTACAAATATTGAAGCACCCGCGGATGATAATAAGCATATGAATGTTGTGATCGAATTGACTCCTAAAGAATCGCCTAATTTACGTATGATCTTACGAAGGTCAATGTTCAAGTTACAATCGGCAGTAAATTTAAAGTTGGGAAAGAAACAGGATGAAATACAAGAACGAGAAGAGTCAACTACTGGAGACCAAGGTGAAGTCATTAATGATGAACTAGTGAAGAATAATTCAGGGGATGTTGATGGTGTGCTGTACGATATATCTATGTTAGAAAACTTCTACAAGAGATAtcagaagaatttgaatttgataataaacTTTAAAGAGGTGGATTCATTctattttcaagttttggAGGACTTCATCTGGTTATTGAAGCCAACCTTAAATAATGAACAGGTCAAGATATGCTTCTTATTTAACATTAATAccaatatttcaaattttgagAAGAATCTAAAGCAGAGTACTGTTCGTTTATTGAAACATAATTTCAGCAAGGTAGACCTGTCGTATAACAAAGGCCATAAATATGCAAATAGAGTCTTTCAAAGCTTCTTAAGCATTGTCGATGGTAAACTCAATCTGTCTCCAAGATTTGTCAAATTCATATTGGACAAAATGAACAATAAATCTAATCAGCATCTACAGCTGCTAATTAAAATACTAGATTACTCTTTAATGGGGtattttttccaaaatccTTACTCTATGTTTATCGATTTAACAAACATGAAccattttgatgataaatATGTCCAAGGTTTAATAAAGTGTAATACTTTTATGACCTTTATCGAGGGTATGGTTAGGGAGCATGCCCCTTCGGAAGATATTCTATCACTACTGGAGAATAGTAATAAAGCACTAGAAGAGTTTTTCGCTGAATTCCTAGTGAGAGATAATCCCATCAATCGTCATTTAAACTTTGTTGTCGATTTTCtagaaaataaaatggGCATTTGTGATTATAACGTCATTGAACTTTATCATCACTTGCTCCTGGGAACACTTAATGATTTCCTTGAACCTTGGCCACAATGCCACAAACATCGAGAAAAGTTATATTTCGAACCTGTTGACATAGTCTTCCAAGAATTATTTACTCTTGACAACAATAACGGTTTATTAACGCAGGCCCTTTCCCCATTTCTTCGCTCGAACATGGAAGATAATTTGTTAAACTGTGAGAGAATGTTTCCTGCCCCACACActatttcaaattctgaaaataaaTTGGAAATGGaattaaataaattaatTGATCCACCAATTTGccaacttttcaaattatACAGGGAGGCGAACGCCGTTATTAACGTTTACGACTTCTTCACAGCTTTTAAAGAAACCCTCCCGGGAGAAAAGATCATTaacattttaaagaaagcaGTAGATTCCGAAGAATTGAAGTTGCCCCATACTGTCCGTGAAGCATTTTGCAATAAGCTATCCCATACAAATACTGAAGAGTTATTTGGGAAGATAGCGCTAGTTTGGTTTGTCCAATCTGTCACTGAATGCCAATACATTGGCATTTTTAGGACACACCAATATAAGTCCTACGAAGCTATAGAAAAGATTATATGGAGAGGAATATAA